The DNA window CTCGGCGATCAACAGGTCGCCCTGGCCGAGCTTGACCGTAGTCTGGAAGGAAATGACGCGGCCGCCGACCATGACGGTCGGGTCGAGACCGGCCTCGACAAAGATGTGGCCGAGCATCGAGGTGGTGGTGGTTTTACCGTGGGTGCCGGCGACGCCGATGCCGAACTTGAGGCGCATCAGTTCGCCGAGCATTTCGGCGCGGCGGATGACCGGGATCTTGCGGCGGCGGGCCTCGATGATCTCCGGGTTGTCCTCGTGGACGGCGGAGGAGATCACGACGCAGTCGGCGTTATTGACGTTTTCGGTTCGGTGGCCCTCATAGACTTTGATGCCGAGTTGTTGCAGGTGCTCGGTGACCTCGGTCAACGCCATATCGGAGCCGGTGACGGCGTAGCCCTGGTTGTGCAAGACTTCGGCGATGCCGCACATGCCGATGCCGCCGATGCCGACGAAGTGCAGTTTCTTGATTTTTCCGAATTTCATCTCCACCCCATGTATTCAAAGATGCGCTGCACGATGGCTTCGGCCGCGCCTTTGCGACCGAGCGAGCCGGCGGCGCTGCTCATGGCGAACAGTTTGGCTTCGTCGCTGAAGAGTTGCTGCACAAGGCTGACCAGATTGAGGGCGGCGAGCTGGTCATCCTTGACCAGGATCGCGCCACCGGCCTCGACGAGAGTCTCGGCGTTTTTGGTCTGGTGGTCGTCGGTGGCGTGCGGATACGGCACCACGATCGACGGTTTGGCCGCGGCGGTGACCTCGGCGAGAGTGAGCGCGCCGGCGCGGCAGAGGATCAGGTCGGCACAGGCGTAAGCGGCGGGCATGTCCTCGACAAAGGCGAGGGCCTTCCCGGCGACGCCGCTGGAGTTGAAGCTCGCGATGCTGGCCGGATGATTACCGCACTGCCAGAGGAGCTGCAAATTCGCCAGGCGCTGGAAGTCGGGCAGCGAAGAAGTGATTTTCGCATTGATCGACGCGGCACCCTGACTGCCGCCGAGAATCAGCAAGGTCTGTTTGGTCGGATCGAGATTGAAGCGCGCCAGTGCCTGTTCGCGCTCGACGGTGCCGATCGCAGTGTTGACCGGGTTGCCGGAGAGGATGCACTTCTCGCGGAAGGCCAGTCGCGCGGCGGCTTGTTCGTACGCCAGAAAGATCAAGTCGGCGAAGCGGGAGAGCTGGCGCGTGGCGACGCCGGCGAAGGAGTTCTGTTCCTGAATAAAGGCCGGGCGGCGTGTGATCTTGGCGCCGAGGACAGCGGGAAACGACAGGTAACCGCCGGTGCCGACAACGAGGTCGGGGTTGAAGGCGATGATTTTGGCGATGGCCTGCGCGATGCCGAGCGAGAGGATCGGGAGGAAGAGCGCATTGCCGACGAGCGAGCCGCGCTTGAGGCCGCGGACGTTGATCCTGGTCATACCATAGCCGCGGCCGCCGATGAGTTTGCGTTCGAGGTCGCGACCGGTGATGAAGAAGCGAATCTGGCAGTTGCTGCCGAGGCGGCGCTGGAATTCATCAGCAATCGCGAAGGCGGGAAACAAATGCCCGCCGGTGCCACCGCCGGCAAACATGATCTTCCTCACTTGACCCCCGAGCGAAACAGTTGCGGGGTGGCAACGGTGTAGCGGCTGACGTTGAGCAGGATGCCGACGGCGATGCAGGAAAACAGCATCGAGGAACCGCCGTAACTCAGGAACGGCAGCGGCAGGCCGGTGGCGGGGATCATCGCGGTGGCGACCAGCAGATTGGTCGCAGCCTGGCAGAAGATCACCAGCGTGATGCCGAGCGCCAGATAGAAGCCGGTGAGATCGGCCGAGTGAATGGCGATGCGAATACCGCGCCAGACCAGGATACCAAAGAGGATCAGCACAACGGTGGCAACGATGAAGCCGCCCTCTTCGGCGAGGGTGGCAAAGATGAAGTCGGTATGAGGCGCGGGCAGATAGAAGAGCTTAGCGCTGCCGCGGCCGAGACCCTTGCCGAAAAGTCCGCCGGAGCCGATGGCGAGGATCGACTGCTTGACCTGATAACTGGCAAGCAGCGGATCGGAGACCGAGTCGAGGTAGGTATCGACGCGGGCACGTTTGTAACCGATGACATAGACCATGATGAAGGCAACGGCGGCCATGCTGCCGAGAAAGAGCGCCAGCAGGCGTTGGCGAATGCCGGCGACGAAGAGCAGGATAAAGGTGACGGCAGCGAGGACGAGCACGGTGCCGAGGTTCGGCTGGAGGAGGATCAGTCCGAAGCCGACGGCGAGCACCGGGAAGAGCGGGAAGAACATCGACGAGAATTGCTGGATCTTGTCGCGTTTCACGGTCAGCAGCGCGGCCATGAAGATGATGACGACGTACTTGAAGACCTCGGAGGGTTGGAACTTGAAGAAGCCGAGGTCGATCCAGCGCCGGGCGCCGTTGATATCGCGGGTGAAGAGCACGACGATGAGCAGCGCGAGCGCGACGGCCAGCAGCGGCCAGGCGAGATTGCAGAGGGCGCGGTAATTGAGACGGGCGGCGACGAAGAGCGCCGTCGCCGAAAGTCCGAGCCAGATCAGTTGGCGCTGGAAGAAAAAGGTGTCGTT is part of the Candidatus Zixiibacteriota bacterium genome and encodes:
- the murG gene encoding undecaprenyldiphospho-muramoylpentapeptide beta-N-acetylglucosaminyltransferase, whose product is MFAGGGTGGHLFPAFAIADEFQRRLGSNCQIRFFITGRDLERKLIGGRGYGMTRINVRGLKRGSLVGNALFLPILSLGIAQAIAKIIAFNPDLVVGTGGYLSFPAVLGAKITRRPAFIQEQNSFAGVATRQLSRFADLIFLAYEQAAARLAFREKCILSGNPVNTAIGTVEREQALARFNLDPTKQTLLILGGSQGAASINAKITSSLPDFQRLANLQLLWQCGNHPASIASFNSSGVAGKALAFVEDMPAAYACADLILCRAGALTLAEVTAAAKPSIVVPYPHATDDHQTKNAETLVEAGGAILVKDDQLAALNLVSLVQQLFSDEAKLFAMSSAAGSLGRKGAAEAIVQRIFEYMGWR
- the ftsW gene encoding putative lipid II flippase FtsW, which gives rise to MNKPRELDKTLIVVVGLLLLIGTVIVYSASAMFAGTRYGNDTFFFQRQLIWLGLSATALFVAARLNYRALCNLAWPLLAVALALLIVVLFTRDINGARRWIDLGFFKFQPSEVFKYVVIIFMAALLTVKRDKIQQFSSMFFPLFPVLAVGFGLILLQPNLGTVLVLAAVTFILLFVAGIRQRLLALFLGSMAAVAFIMVYVIGYKRARVDTYLDSVSDPLLASYQVKQSILAIGSGGLFGKGLGRGSAKLFYLPAPHTDFIFATLAEEGGFIVATVVLILFGILVWRGIRIAIHSADLTGFYLALGITLVIFCQAATNLLVATAMIPATGLPLPFLSYGGSSMLFSCIAVGILLNVSRYTVATPQLFRSGVK